ACTGACTGATTGACAATGGTTTAAGAGGACACAACTCGAACTATAAACCATTAAAGTCAAACAAATTCGGTAACCTATTCGGTTACCTAAAAGGTAACACACATGAAACTAAATCAAAACTTATCAATCCTATTTTGGCTGTTCAAAGCCAAGCAGTCTGCCGATGGCAAAATGCCAATATACGTTCGCCTTACAATCGAAAGTCGCAGGGCACAATTTTCATTAGGAAGAAAAATCGAACTTGAAAAATGGAACACCAAGGCCGGCTTAATGGAAGGCAAAAGTGAAGAAGCCCGGATGATCAACAGTTACATTTCAACCGTTCGTGGAAGTATTGAACGTCATTATAACATGCTGTTAAGTACTAATAAACAAGTTACTGCGGAAATGGTAGCCAATTCTTACCTGGGTATCAAAGAGGATAACAAGACGATCCTCCAGGCATTCGATTACCACAACCAAAAATTTCTAGAAA
The genomic region above belongs to Bacteroidota bacterium and contains:
- a CDS encoding site-specific integrase, whose amino-acid sequence is MKLNQNLSILFWLFKAKQSADGKMPIYVRLTIESRRAQFSLGRKIELEKWNTKAGLMEGKSEEARMINSYISTVRGSIERHYNMLLSTNKQVTAEMVANSYLGIKEDNKTILQAFDYHNQKFLE